In Aedes albopictus strain Foshan chromosome 3, AalbF5, whole genome shotgun sequence, the following are encoded in one genomic region:
- the LOC134290652 gene encoding eukaryotic translation initiation factor 2-alpha kinase-like — MNGGTYLWSVETGPGVLLSSSIHRLELSNIGKWVRMIPSLSGGLYKFDGDTIEPIPFSAEDLLKSSFKFSDRDGDHGGHCEEWSADDVVVIRRQTQTVRAVESRTGSERWNFSIGHHELEMLKNEDCRGGGGNDALDPAILDLEMKVVIPEGVVFAVKRSEPGVTVWQHQGSTSLTTRLLWNGNGQPSIGSDEKGSNGMINPSLYLGMHQRQLYIQESTALMVRQATDAQTVLLTDEGKFPMIPWKPYPARLKVTGYITDGMLGSTIG, encoded by the exons ATGAACGGTGGCACCTACCTATGGAGCGTAGAAACCGGTCCCGGGGTTCTCCTATCGTCCAGCATTCACCGCCTGGAGCTGAGCAACATCGGCAAATGGGTCCGCATGATTCCGTCTCTGAGCGGGGGCCTGTACAAGTTCGACGGCGACACCATCGAACCCATTCCGTTCAGTGCGGAAGATCTGCTCAAGTCGTCGTTCAAGTTTTCCGACCGCGACGGAGATCAcggaggacactgtgaagaatgGTCCGCC GATGACGTGGTGGTCATTCGAAGGCAGACGCAAACGGTGCGAGCGGTTGAATCGAGGACCGGAAGTGAGCGGTGGAACTTCAGCATCGGACATCACGAGTTGGAAATGCTGAAGAACGAGGATTGCCGGGGAGGTGGTGGAAATGACGCGCTGGATCCGGCCATTTTGGATTTGGAAATGAAGGTTGTGATCCCAGAGGGAGTGGTGTTTGCCGTGAAGCGGTCGGAGCCAGGAGTGACCGTGTGGCAGCACCAGGGCAGCACAAGTTTAACCACCCGATT GTTGTGGAATGGAAATGGACAGCCGTCAATTGGAAGTGACGAGAAGGGCAGCAACGGAATGATCAACCCTTCGTTGTACTTGGGAATGCACCAGAGGCAGTTGTACATCCAGGAATCGACGGCCTTGATGGTACGACAAGCTACAGATGCGCAGACCGTTTTACTGACGGACGAGGGAAAATTCCCGATGATCCCTTGGAAACCGTATCCGGCAAGACTTAAGGTGACCGGATACATTACAGATGGAAtgttggggtccactattgggtag